The genomic window GGTCGAAATTGTTCGGCGTACTCGACTCGACATTTCCGAAGCCAACCGAATCCGGAACATCTATCTCCGCGAAAAAGATGGGTTCGTCGTTCCTGGGGAAGCCCGTCGAATCGCGCGCGACCATGGGTTCGAGCTGAAACCCGACACGATCGTTCCTTTGCTGGTTCGATTGCTCGATGCAGCACGAGCAAACAATCGCTCCAAGCCGAAGAAGCCGATTCGTGGGTTGGTTGAGGAATGACAATCGTTCCGCAATGACAATTGTTTTGCAATGACAATCGTTTCGCAATGACAATGGTTCGTCAGCGGAGACCCAACAACCGCCGAAGCGTCTCCGGGTCCGTCACCAGCTCGTCGAACTCGTCTCCAGACAAAGACTGCGGTGGCGCTTCGTCCTTCAGGTGTTCGGGACGCAGAGCAGAGCGCTCCAACGCTTTCACGAGTTGCAGAAGGTCATCATCATCGTTTGGTTGCACGTGCGACTTGCCCCTCGAGCACACCACGGTGTGCGCTCGTGATTATCTGCACGGCTTCTTCCGCGCGCCAACCGTTTGCTCGCAACGTCATCCCCAGGGCCGCGCTCAACGCAAGTGCGACATGTTGAACAGCCGTGGGCGATGGCGGCTTTGCGAGCGTCGTTTGCTGAACTTCGGCATCAATCTGCACGTCGCTTCCGCTAGCGAAAAGTCGCGACAGATGTGCCGCTCGTTTCATCGTCCTCTCGCTCATCTGCTGCGGCACGAACTTGGCGAGTTCGGACAAACCCTTCACGTCCGAGTCAGCAAAGCGCTCGACGATGCCGATGCAGCTCGAGCTAGCGATGCCGCTCCCCGCGAGAAGACGTCCGAGCGCGATGCAGCCGGCTTGCACCGGCAGCAGCAGCTCCTGCGGTGATGGTTCTCTGAGCACGTTCGCGCGAGGCGGAACGAGCTTCTCCAACGAGTCTGGTCGAGCAGCTTCGACAAGACAAACGCCTTCAAAACCAGTCACCAACGCGAGCAGTTGCGAGTCGAGTTCGTTGGGCATCAGCCCCCCAAGCACAGTTTCGAGAAGTTGTCAATAGGGCCGATCGCAAACGGGCCGATCGTTCGAAGGATTCCGCTAACAAACTTTGGCGGTCCATTTCCGTTCACAAAATAAGCCGCATGGGCGATGGTGGCGCATCTCCGTGCTGGATCGCGGGGGTGCAATGGATCCGTGCTGGATCACGGGTCGTCTTCGGAGTGCCTATGCAAACGAGCCAAGCTGCTGCGGATCGTGTCCGCGGTGAGCAAACAGATACCCGATGGAAGAGTGCTTACTCGCGTGTTGTAAACAGTCCACAAGGCCCTGAAGGGAAACTCCGATCGGTGCTCTGGGCGCTGATCTCGATGAGCGATCCCCTTGGTCGATGTTGGGCAAGCCAAGACTCGATCGCCAACTTCGCAGGGGTGAAGATACGGACGCTGCGACGGTACTTGGATGAGTTGGAGATCACGGGGTGGCTCAAGAAGACGCCGATGACGTGGCGCCTGCTTGCGCTCGAGCAGGCGCATTTGGGTCTGCCTCTACCAGACCAGGATCACGATGGGATTTCGCCTGATGTCGTGGTGTTGTGTCGCCACCGCCAACCAGCAGTGGAAGCGATGGAGCTTCGTATTGTAGCCACGAGCCAAAATGGCCAGAACCATCGGCCAAAAACGTCCTCCGGGGTACTGGCCAAATTGGCCTACGATCCTGGGATCAAATCTGATCCTACCTGTAACCAAAGAGAGGGGGATCCAAGGCAACTCCCCCCCATTTTAGATTCTGCTGAAAACGAGGGATGGGGGGCACTTTGTGTGTCGTACGACAAGCACTACCGCGAGGTGTACGGTGGGCGGGCAACTTGCCCCATGCCGGTGGACATTGCCGGACTGCTCGGGGGGCACGTCGCGGATCTTGCAAAGCTGTTGCGGGATCGATTGCGCCAGCGCTCCGGTCCTGAAATTTCCTTCGCTGACGCAGTCCATCGGATCGCTGACGCGGCTGTAGCAGCATGGCTTCGCACCAAGGAAGAATTCCTGCTCAAATGCAAGCATGCACTCAGGGCGTTACGAATGGATCTGCCGAAGTTCGGCAAGAGCGCCGTCGATACGATTCTGAGCGAATTGGCGCCCCAAACGACGATCAAGACCGCAGTGACCGCAACCAATACGCCAAAGGTCGTCAGTTTCGCCGAATACCTCAAAGGCGAGCAAGTAGCCGCAAAACCGATGGAACTCGTTACGCAGCCGAATGAAACCAATACGACGCCGAACGAAATAGCTGCGAAATCGAACACAACGAAAAGCAAACTTGCAGAGATGGCCGAGAGCGAACATCTCGCGCCAAGTGCCCCTGCTGCATTGTCGCAAACAACGGTGGAGCAACTGCCAGAAAAAGTTGATGTCGCCGCGACGACCAAGGCACCGACCACCGACGAAATCAAGGCAGCCGCAAAGTCGACCAAGACGAAATCAAGTGCCAAGTTAGTTTTGTTGCATACCACGACGAACCAAAACTCAGAAAGCACACAGGTGTCACTGCCCGAAAAACCCGACCCCTCGGTTCTGCTTCGAGCTTTGGGGGCGCCGCGATGGTGTGATCTCGCGTTTGCCACGGAGCTGATGTCCGGGCCTCTCCCCATGCCGCAGTTGCTCCAAGTGCTCCAAAGTTTGCACCTCGACGAAAATGCGCTGACTTCGGCCCGAATTCGCGCTAAAGTCTTCCGAACGATCTACGGAAGGTCACCATGAGCGAAGCTATGCAACAGCAACCAGCCAAGACCAGGAGGCCGGGGGCCGGACGGAGACCGAGGGCAGGGACTCCGGCATCGCACACCAAGGCGTGGCGTTTTACCGATGCACAGGCGGCGCTCTTGGACGCTGTTTTGAAAAACAAGCGGCTGTCGGATGCTCGATTGTATATTTTTGAAAACCTTTTGCGGGATGCCGAGGGAATTGGTGAATTCCAGGCATTGACGCAAAAAGTTCGGGAGGAAATGCTGGCGCAGTTCGGTCCCGATCCGAGCACACTTTGTCCGCATTGTGGGCAAACGAGTACACTTCTGAGAGCCACCAAATCGACCATTCACGTGCGATGCGATCAGGGGCATACGTGGTCGATACCCAATAAGTGAAAGGGTTTTGATAACAAATGGTCGTGGATGAACT from Polyangiaceae bacterium includes these protein-coding regions:
- a CDS encoding helix-turn-helix domain-containing protein, which codes for MQTSQAAADRVRGEQTDTRWKSAYSRVVNSPQGPEGKLRSVLWALISMSDPLGRCWASQDSIANFAGVKIRTLRRYLDELEITGWLKKTPMTWRLLALEQAHLGLPLPDQDHDGISPDVVVLCRHRQPAVEAMELRIVATSQNGQNHRPKTSSGVLAKLAYDPGIKSDPTCNQREGDPRQLPPILDSAENEGWGALCVSYDKHYREVYGGRATCPMPVDIAGLLGGHVADLAKLLRDRLRQRSGPEISFADAVHRIADAAVAAWLRTKEEFLLKCKHALRALRMDLPKFGKSAVDTILSELAPQTTIKTAVTATNTPKVVSFAEYLKGEQVAAKPMELVTQPNETNTTPNEIAAKSNTTKSKLAEMAESEHLAPSAPAALSQTTVEQLPEKVDVAATTKAPTTDEIKAAAKSTKTKSSAKLVLLHTTTNQNSESTQVSLPEKPDPSVLLRALGAPRWCDLAFATELMSGPLPMPQLLQVLQSLHLDENALTSARIRAKVFRTIYGRSP